One Myxosarcina sp. GI1 genomic window carries:
- a CDS encoding VanZ family protein, whose protein sequence is MLTLLTLIKRYWISITLFILTVITFLSLYPRDKLPPAPGSDKTHHLVAYALLMFPAAVKKPNYLPAIGLFFVCWSGAIELLQPFVNRYGEFKDLAANIAGLVIGFVIVKILERLLQLNSNKNQ, encoded by the coding sequence ATGCTCACACTATTGACGCTTATCAAAAGATATTGGATATCTATTACACTATTTATCCTGACAGTTATTACTTTTTTGTCTCTTTATCCACGAGACAAATTACCTCCCGCACCAGGCAGCGATAAAACTCATCATCTCGTTGCTTATGCTCTATTGATGTTTCCAGCAGCAGTAAAAAAACCCAATTATTTGCCAGCAATTGGTTTATTTTTTGTTTGCTGGAGCGGAGCTATTGAATTATTACAACCTTTTGTCAACCGTTACGGAGAGTTTAAAGATCTAGCAGCCAACATTGCGGGCTTAGTTATTGGTTTCGTTATAGTAAAAATACTCGAACGGCTTTTGCAGCTTAACTCAAACAAGAACCAATAA
- a CDS encoding TrkA family potassium uptake protein, producing MKPKIIVCGLGRTGYKIYSLLRQQRAEVVGISDRSMVTRRNETIVVGDPRAATTLIQAGVKQAQTLVLANNDDALNLAVLTQARVINPRIRIINRLFNQTLGERLDMTLSAHFTMSVAALAAPIFTFAALGDRAIGQLKLFNRTWPIREEVIDSNHPWLGRQLAELWDNPHRMLIYYLSAKSEIDLVSAIHQKKVLEVGDRLIVGTKPKVRTRSNPWWRKVAKAVSNLPRYQHYARPVALVSLSLLAVVFLATIVYMSVNFNISIADALYFSVGMITGAGGKEEVAEYAPDTIKIFTAVMMIVGAGVIGICYALINDFVLGSRLKQAWDVARVPTRNHYVICGLGGIGIQIARQLHQQGHEVVAIEQDPNNRFMHGARSLGIPVIIEDASLAATLRAANIQRAKALIAVTSNDMANLEISLTAKAIAPYLRTIVRSYDPQFAQSMQEVFEFDCVLSPIELATHSFAAAALGGRILGNGMTQDLLWVALATMITPKHPFCGQSVGNAAIQADFVPLYLERKGKTIHGWQLLETFLKSEDVLYLTIPANGLEQLWRVPPSEEIALDRALL from the coding sequence ATGAAACCCAAAATAATTGTTTGTGGCTTGGGGCGTACTGGATATAAAATTTATAGTCTATTGCGGCAGCAAAGAGCAGAAGTAGTGGGTATAAGCGATCGCTCGATGGTAACGCGCCGCAATGAAACTATCGTGGTTGGCGATCCGCGAGCGGCTACTACTTTAATTCAGGCAGGAGTCAAGCAGGCGCAAACTTTAGTTTTGGCTAATAATGATGATGCTCTCAATCTTGCAGTTTTAACTCAAGCTAGAGTTATTAATCCCCGCATCCGCATTATCAATCGTTTGTTTAACCAAACTTTAGGCGAACGGCTCGATATGACTCTATCGGCTCACTTTACCATGAGCGTTGCGGCTCTGGCAGCACCAATTTTTACTTTTGCCGCTTTGGGCGATCGCGCCATCGGTCAGCTAAAGCTATTCAATCGTACCTGGCCCATACGAGAAGAAGTTATTGACAGCAACCATCCCTGGTTGGGTAGGCAGCTAGCCGAACTCTGGGACAATCCCCATCGCATGCTAATTTATTATTTGTCTGCTAAAAGCGAAATCGATCTAGTTTCGGCAATACATCAAAAAAAAGTTTTAGAAGTTGGCGATCGCTTGATTGTCGGAACCAAACCCAAAGTTCGTACCCGAAGCAATCCCTGGTGGCGCAAAGTTGCTAAAGCCGTTTCTAATTTACCGCGATATCAACACTATGCTCGTCCCGTCGCCTTAGTAAGTCTATCACTGCTAGCGGTTGTCTTTTTAGCGACAATTGTTTATATGAGCGTCAACTTTAATATTTCCATAGCTGATGCTCTTTATTTTTCGGTCGGGATGATTACGGGAGCGGGAGGCAAAGAAGAAGTCGCCGAATATGCTCCCGACACGATTAAAATTTTTACGGCAGTAATGATGATCGTCGGTGCGGGTGTCATTGGCATTTGCTACGCTTTGATCAACGATTTTGTTTTAGGCAGTCGCTTAAAACAAGCTTGGGATGTTGCTAGAGTTCCCACTCGCAATCACTATGTTATCTGTGGTCTGGGAGGAATTGGCATTCAAATTGCCCGTCAATTACACCAGCAAGGACATGAAGTAGTAGCGATCGAACAAGATCCCAACAATCGCTTTATGCACGGCGCTCGTTCTCTGGGTATTCCCGTAATTATTGAAGATGCTAGTCTGGCTGCTACTTTAAGAGCCGCTAATATTCAACGGGCTAAAGCTTTAATTGCAGTTACCAGTAATGATATGGCTAACTTAGAGATTTCGCTTACCGCCAAGGCAATCGCACCTTACTTGAGAACTATCGTTCGCAGTTACGACCCGCAATTTGCTCAATCAATGCAGGAAGTGTTTGAATTTGACTGTGTTTTATCTCCTATAGAGTTAGCTACTCATTCTTTTGCCGCTGCGGCTTTGGGGGGGAGAATTTTGGGCAACGGCATGACCCAAGATTTACTTTGGGTAGCTCTGGCAACAATGATTACTCCCAAACATCCTTTCTGCGGTCAGTCTGTAGGTAATGCTGCTATTCAAGCCGATTTTGTGCCTTTATATTTAGAAAGAAAAGGCAAAACTATTCACGGTTGGCAACTGCTCGAAACTTTTTTAAAATCTGAAGATGTTTTGTACTTAACTATTCCTGCTAACGGTTTGGAACAATTATGGCGAGTTCCGCCCTCAGAAGAAATAGCTTTAGACCGTGCCTTACTCTAA
- a CDS encoding response regulator transcription factor, producing the protein MTRILILDDFNFTRQALKTILEKEEDLEIIGQANNATQALEYLERIEVDIVIADIEMPEVSGITMTKIVTQQFPDVKVIIFTSHDDEQNINAAIEAGAKGYISKNTSTTILVEVIRNVRQGYFQLGPGIFEKSLAAVIRQQQSSLAYLSQIEEKCAQLDKRDREEIFNELYFQLDNLKTELREGLNIFQNRVNHQVQIGLDEFSKSSDRLNLLSEIKKQIGIQNSEYQIYLRNLFVSTKSSVEKLEQQVSFIRYLVIFLGIAFFAEHLAGFFWR; encoded by the coding sequence ATGACTCGGATTTTGATACTTGATGATTTTAATTTTACCAGACAGGCACTCAAAACTATTTTAGAAAAAGAAGAAGATCTAGAAATTATCGGGCAAGCTAATAACGCAACTCAAGCTTTAGAATATCTCGAACGAATAGAAGTAGATATAGTAATTGCAGATATAGAAATGCCCGAAGTTAGCGGCATAACTATGACTAAAATAGTTACGCAGCAGTTTCCTGATGTTAAAGTTATTATTTTTACTTCTCACGATGACGAACAAAACATTAATGCCGCTATTGAAGCTGGAGCCAAAGGATACATTTCAAAAAACACTTCTACAACTATATTAGTAGAGGTAATTCGTAACGTTCGACAGGGTTATTTTCAATTAGGACCGGGAATTTTTGAAAAATCTCTCGCGGCTGTAATTCGACAACAACAATCGAGTTTGGCTTACCTGTCTCAGATAGAAGAAAAATGCGCTCAACTTGATAAGAGAGATCGAGAAGAGATTTTTAATGAACTATACTTTCAACTAGATAATCTTAAAACAGAATTGCGAGAAGGATTAAATATTTTTCAAAATCGCGTCAATCATCAAGTTCAAATAGGCTTAGATGAGTTCTCAAAATCTAGCGATCGCCTTAATTTGCTAAGTGAAATTAAAAAACAAATAGGCATTCAAAACTCAGAGTATCAAATTTATCTGCGAAACCTGTTTGTGTCTACCAAAAGTTCTGTCGAAAAGCTAGAGCAGCAAGTGTCTTTTATTCGTTATTTAGTTATCTTTCTCGGCATCGCTTTTTTTGCCGAACATCTAGCGGGTTTTTTTTGGCGATGA
- the groL gene encoding chaperonin GroEL (60 kDa chaperone family; promotes refolding of misfolded polypeptides especially under stressful conditions; forms two stacked rings of heptamers to form a barrel-shaped 14mer; ends can be capped by GroES; misfolded proteins enter the barrel where they are refolded when GroES binds), whose protein sequence is MAKIVSFNEKSRRALERGVNSLADAVKITLGPKGRNVLLEKQFGAPQIVNDGITVAKEIDLEDPLENTGAKLIREVASKTKDIAGDGTTTATVMAQALIKEGLKNVAAGANPVALRKGLEKTTAFLVKEIEAVAKPVEGEAIAQVATVSAGNDEEVGIMISEAMKRVTTDGVITVEESKSLATELDVVEGMQIDRGFISPYFVTDQERQLVEFDNAAVLITDKKIGAIADLVPVLEKVARESKPLLIIAEDLEGEALATLVVNKARGVLNAAAIKAPGFGDRRKQMLQDIAVLTGGQVISEEVGLSLDTVSMDMLGTAEKITIDKENTTIVSGAGNSNDIKKRVEQLRKQLAETDSDYDSEKLQERIAKLAGGVAVIKVGAATETELKDRKLRIEDALNATKAAVDEGIVPGGGTTLIHLAQKLAEFRNTISNAEEQVAVDIFAKALEYPLIQLANNSGVEGYVIVERVKETDFNVGYNALNGQFEDMIAAGIIDPAKVVRSAVQNAASIAGMVLTTEALVVEKPEPEAPAMPGGGMGGMGGMGGMGGMGGMGGMGMM, encoded by the coding sequence ATGGCAAAAATCGTTTCGTTTAATGAAAAGTCGAGAAGAGCATTAGAGCGTGGAGTTAACTCCCTTGCCGATGCGGTAAAAATCACTCTCGGTCCGAAAGGACGAAATGTTTTATTAGAAAAGCAATTTGGCGCGCCCCAAATTGTCAATGACGGCATCACCGTCGCTAAAGAAATCGATTTAGAAGATCCTTTAGAAAATACTGGCGCGAAGCTAATTCGAGAAGTAGCTTCTAAAACCAAAGACATTGCTGGTGACGGCACGACTACAGCAACAGTTATGGCTCAGGCTTTAATCAAAGAAGGCTTAAAAAATGTTGCCGCAGGTGCCAACCCCGTTGCTCTGAGAAAAGGGTTAGAAAAAACCACCGCTTTTTTAGTCAAAGAGATCGAAGCAGTAGCCAAACCCGTAGAAGGTGAAGCAATAGCGCAAGTGGCAACTGTCTCGGCTGGTAACGATGAAGAAGTCGGGATCATGATTTCAGAAGCGATGAAAAGAGTAACTACCGATGGGGTAATTACTGTAGAAGAATCAAAATCCTTAGCTACAGAACTAGATGTAGTAGAAGGGATGCAGATCGACCGCGGCTTTATTTCTCCTTATTTTGTTACCGACCAAGAAAGACAGTTAGTCGAGTTTGATAATGCAGCAGTTTTAATTACTGATAAAAAAATCGGCGCGATCGCCGATTTAGTTCCCGTACTAGAAAAAGTCGCTCGCGAAAGCAAACCCCTGCTAATTATTGCTGAAGATTTAGAAGGAGAAGCTTTAGCTACTCTAGTAGTAAACAAAGCTAGAGGCGTACTCAATGCCGCAGCAATCAAAGCTCCAGGCTTTGGCGATCGCCGCAAACAGATGTTACAAGACATTGCCGTACTAACTGGCGGACAAGTAATTTCTGAAGAAGTAGGCTTAAGTTTAGATACCGTTTCGATGGATATGCTCGGAACGGCGGAAAAAATTACCATTGACAAAGAAAACACTACTATTGTCTCTGGTGCTGGTAACAGCAACGATATTAAAAAACGAGTCGAGCAGCTACGCAAGCAGCTTGCAGAAACCGACTCTGACTACGACAGCGAAAAACTTCAAGAGCGCATTGCCAAACTAGCTGGTGGAGTTGCGGTGATTAAAGTAGGTGCGGCAACCGAAACCGAACTAAAAGACCGCAAACTACGTATTGAAGACGCACTCAACGCTACTAAAGCTGCTGTAGACGAAGGTATCGTTCCTGGTGGCGGTACGACTTTGATTCATTTAGCTCAAAAGCTTGCCGAGTTTAGAAATACTATTAGCAACGCTGAAGAACAGGTAGCTGTAGATATTTTTGCTAAAGCACTTGAATATCCTCTAATTCAGCTTGCTAACAACTCTGGAGTAGAAGGATACGTAATCGTCGAACGTGTCAAAGAAACAGATTTTAATGTCGGTTACAACGCTCTCAATGGTCAATTTGAGGACATGATTGCCGCAGGTATTATCGACCCTGCTAAAGTAGTACGCTCTGCGGTACAAAATGCTGCTTCTATTGCTGGTATGGTTTTGACTACTGAAGCTCTAGTAGTAGAAAAACCCGAACCCGAAGCTCCTGCTATGCCCGGTGGCGGCATGGGCGGCATGGGCGGCATGGGCGGCATGGGCGGCATGGGCGGCATGGGCGGTATGGGTATGATGTAG
- a CDS encoding trypsin-like peptidase domain-containing protein, which translates to MVAATPQEIARQITVQIVGNSNRGSGVIVSREDNTFSVLTNAHVVNQTGNYRAITADGIAHQISDRTLIPNLDLALLTFTSSNNYSVAAIDNTIPSVGETIYVAGWPRSGGSLRQPIFKVTSGEIRQPNLSLPLGYSLNYTNLVRAGMSGGAILNAEGKLIGINGLVRLEASGARAISSGIAIDAYLRWHGSKANTATDLSVTIAEPNLPNNSNYNLSQKISLPKGGVNALAYHNASQTLISGSSAGIIAVWQTATEEQLVSWQAHSSVNAIAVSADGKVLASGGDDGTIALWDLTELRSSNKVSLTQPQLIRTLQGHKGAITSLVFSADGNLFSSSWDKTVRQWQIESGKAIKDFIGHTQIVNAIALSDDGKILASGGQDKTIRLWDVATGKLRSTLNGHSLAILSLDISADNKILVSGSGDSAIKLWNLNTNKLIDTLQGHTDGVWQVAISSDLQTLISGSWDKTIKVWNLKTSTLQNTLVEHQDYISALAISSDGKMFVSGDWQGRICWWQKL; encoded by the coding sequence GTGGTTGCCGCTACTCCTCAAGAAATTGCCAGACAGATTACCGTACAAATTGTCGGTAACTCCAATCGCGGTAGCGGAGTTATTGTCAGCAGAGAGGACAATACTTTTTCAGTTTTAACTAATGCCCATGTTGTCAACCAAACTGGCAATTATCGAGCGATTACTGCCGATGGGATCGCTCATCAGATTAGCGATCGCACGCTAATTCCCAATCTTGATTTGGCTTTACTAACTTTTACCAGCAGCAATAATTACTCTGTTGCCGCCATAGACAATACTATTCCTTCGGTGGGAGAAACTATTTATGTCGCGGGTTGGCCTCGTTCGGGAGGCAGTCTCAGACAGCCAATTTTTAAAGTCACTAGCGGAGAAATACGCCAGCCTAATCTCTCTTTACCTCTAGGTTATTCCCTTAACTACACTAACTTGGTACGTGCGGGAATGAGTGGAGGTGCGATCTTAAATGCTGAGGGTAAATTAATTGGTATTAATGGTTTGGTAAGATTAGAAGCTTCTGGCGCTCGCGCCATCTCCTCAGGAATTGCGATCGATGCCTATTTGCGCTGGCATGGCAGTAAGGCTAATACTGCAACCGATCTATCTGTCACGATCGCAGAGCCAAATTTACCTAACAATTCTAATTACAATCTATCCCAAAAAATTTCTCTACCAAAGGGCGGAGTAAATGCTTTAGCATACCATAATGCCAGTCAAACGCTTATCAGTGGCAGTAGCGCGGGTATCATTGCTGTTTGGCAAACAGCAACTGAAGAGCAATTAGTTAGCTGGCAAGCACATTCGTCTGTTAACGCAATCGCAGTTTCTGCCGATGGTAAAGTTCTAGCTAGTGGCGGTGACGATGGCACGATTGCCCTTTGGGATTTGACTGAATTACGTTCTTCTAACAAAGTCTCTTTGACTCAACCGCAATTAATCCGTACTCTCCAGGGTCATAAAGGTGCAATTACCAGTCTGGTTTTTAGTGCCGATGGTAATTTATTTAGCAGCAGTTGGGATAAGACCGTTCGTCAGTGGCAAATCGAATCTGGTAAAGCAATTAAAGATTTTATCGGACATACTCAAATTGTAAATGCGATCGCGCTTTCTGATGATGGCAAAATTTTGGCTAGTGGAGGACAAGATAAAACTATTCGTCTTTGGGATGTAGCTACAGGCAAGTTACGCTCTACCTTAAATGGTCACTCCCTGGCAATTTTGTCTCTCGATATCAGTGCGGATAATAAAATTTTAGTTAGCGGTAGTGGAGATAGCGCGATTAAGCTTTGGAATCTCAACACTAATAAATTAATCGATACTTTACAAGGTCATACTGACGGAGTTTGGCAAGTGGCTATCTCCTCAGATCTTCAGACTTTAATTAGCGGTAGCTGGGACAAAACGATTAAAGTCTGGAATCTTAAAACTAGTACACTTCAAAATACTTTAGTCGAACACCAGGATTATATTAGTGCTTTAGCTATTAGTTCTGATGGCAAAATGTTTGTTTCTGGTGATTGGCAAGGACGAATTTGTTGGTGGCAAAAATTATAA
- a CDS encoding precorrin-2 C(20)-methyltransferase: MDLYTLYGISVGTGDPELITLKGLRLLQQARVVAFPAGKGARPGVAQTIISDWLKPEQKTLKLNFPYVCEEAILQQAWHTAARQVWQCLQHGDVAFACLGDVSLYSTFTYLAQTLRQLAPETQIKTVPGVCSPVAIASELNIPLTVNHQRLAILPAIYSVAEFETVLTWANVVVLLKVNSVYPQVWQLLKAKNLLEHSWVVEKATFPDQKIYANLARFPQLKLSYFALLLVANDKNTDYSSVY, encoded by the coding sequence ATTGACTTGTATACACTTTATGGCATTAGCGTAGGCACGGGCGATCCAGAACTAATTACTCTTAAAGGACTGCGACTCTTACAACAAGCACGGGTAGTAGCTTTTCCCGCAGGTAAAGGTGCTCGCCCAGGAGTAGCGCAGACTATTATTTCTGATTGGCTCAAGCCAGAGCAAAAGACTTTAAAACTCAACTTCCCTTATGTCTGTGAAGAAGCTATTTTACAACAGGCTTGGCATACTGCCGCCAGACAAGTTTGGCAATGTCTGCAACATGGCGATGTTGCTTTTGCTTGTTTGGGAGATGTCAGCCTCTATAGCACCTTTACCTATTTGGCTCAAACTTTGCGCCAGCTAGCTCCAGAAACGCAGATAAAAACAGTACCTGGGGTTTGTTCGCCTGTGGCGATCGCTTCAGAGTTAAATATTCCTCTGACAGTAAATCACCAGCGTTTGGCAATCTTACCAGCCATTTATAGCGTTGCCGAATTTGAAACGGTGCTTACCTGGGCAAATGTGGTAGTTTTATTAAAAGTCAATTCTGTATATCCACAAGTGTGGCAGCTTTTAAAAGCCAAAAATTTACTCGAACATAGTTGGGTGGTAGAGAAAGCTACTTTTCCCGACCAAAAAATTTATGCCAATCTCGCTCGATTTCCTCAGCTGAAATTATCGTATTTTGCTTTACTGTTAGTTGCTAACGACAAAAATACCGATTATTCGTCAGTTTATTAA
- a CDS encoding response regulator: protein MINILIVDDRTFVHKTLKTYLESEPDLNIVGFANNGKEAIERVAALNPDVVLMDIEMPIMDGLSATQIIVQHYTHPKILILTIQNNQEHLDRAFKAGAKGYWLKNTTAKELANAVRYVHKGYFQLALELIDKYQPPTSQLDSQLTDKQELDKKLDILDTVLAKVEGKFSNLQELTPKKLNQTIENTVKQEINLRKERDANLQYKIDRLQQKLKRLEKNLSLLAKIQLVCNLILFIAVGYCCYVILTNLVF from the coding sequence ATGATAAATATTCTTATAGTTGACGATCGAACCTTCGTCCATAAAACTTTAAAAACTTATTTAGAGTCAGAACCAGATCTAAATATAGTTGGTTTTGCCAATAACGGCAAAGAAGCGATCGAACGAGTAGCAGCACTAAATCCCGATGTGGTGTTGATGGATATTGAAATGCCCATTATGGATGGCTTGAGTGCTACTCAAATTATCGTGCAACACTATACCCATCCTAAAATTTTAATTCTGACAATTCAAAACAATCAAGAACATCTCGATCGCGCTTTTAAAGCGGGAGCTAAAGGATACTGGCTAAAAAACACCACCGCTAAAGAGCTTGCAAATGCAGTTCGCTACGTTCACAAGGGATATTTTCAACTAGCTCTAGAATTAATTGATAAATATCAACCTCCAACCTCACAGTTAGATTCACAATTAACAGACAAACAAGAACTAGACAAAAAGCTTGATATTTTAGATACGGTTTTAGCTAAAGTCGAGGGCAAATTTAGCAATTTACAAGAATTAACCCCCAAAAAACTCAATCAAACCATTGAAAATACAGTTAAACAGGAAATAAATCTTAGAAAAGAACGGGATGCCAATTTACAGTATAAAATTGACCGACTACAGCAAAAGTTAAAAAGACTAGAAAAAAATCTTAGTTTACTGGCAAAAATTCAGCTGGTTTGCAATTTAATATTGTTTATTGCGGTTGGATATTGCTGCTATGTCATTTTGACTAACTTGGTTTTTTAA
- a CDS encoding diguanylate cyclase: MNQICNIRSQKNILIVEDLPESLQLLYSLLTKQGYNVTCLNDGQMALQAIENDLPDLIVLDIMLPTIDGYKVCEILKAQERTCHIPIIFLSGLDSEIDKVQAFKIGAADYISKPFFIEEVIARVQNQLKILSQYQELQATIHQQLVSHQAIERQLKRSRNLLYGVLDSSLDGVAVFEAVRDIKGQIIDFRWLLANTVAMMTVGETKEGVIGKSLFAEKSPRNLFDKLFDSFVRVVENCTVLNKEYYYNSVALKTWIHVVAVKLGDGFAMTFRDISERKQIEIALESANIRLQSQVNYDSLTKVYNRRRFDEYIASEWLRCAREQQYISLILCDIDRFKAYNDTYGHVLGDRCLQQVAQGIDRGVQRPADLVFRYGGEEFAIVLPNTDIGGAVKVAEQIRQDIEQLQIAHSSSAAGYVTLSMGVFSMIPNAHTEHQVLITGADRALYQAKAQGRDRVVANINTSGS, encoded by the coding sequence ATGAACCAAATATGCAACATTAGATCGCAAAAAAATATTTTAATCGTAGAAGATCTTCCAGAAAGCCTACAGCTTTTGTATTCATTGTTGACCAAACAGGGCTATAACGTTACCTGTCTTAATGATGGACAAATGGCACTACAAGCTATTGAGAATGACCTTCCCGATCTGATCGTACTAGATATCATGCTGCCAACTATTGATGGCTATAAAGTTTGTGAAATTCTTAAAGCTCAAGAACGCACTTGTCATATACCAATTATTTTTTTGAGTGGCTTGGATTCAGAAATTGATAAAGTCCAAGCATTTAAAATAGGAGCGGCAGACTATATTAGCAAACCTTTTTTTATTGAAGAAGTTATTGCTCGCGTACAAAATCAATTAAAAATACTCAGCCAATACCAAGAACTGCAAGCAACCATACACCAGCAGCTTGTTTCTCATCAAGCTATCGAACGACAATTAAAACGCTCTCGCAATTTATTGTATGGGGTATTAGATAGTTCTCTAGATGGCGTGGCAGTATTTGAAGCCGTTCGCGATATTAAAGGGCAAATTATTGATTTTAGATGGTTGCTTGCCAATACTGTCGCCATGATGACTGTAGGAGAAACCAAAGAAGGCGTAATTGGCAAAAGTTTATTTGCAGAAAAATCTCCAAGAAATTTATTTGATAAATTGTTCGATTCATTTGTGCGAGTAGTAGAAAATTGTACCGTTTTAAACAAAGAATACTACTATAATTCAGTTGCTCTTAAAACTTGGATTCATGTCGTGGCTGTTAAATTAGGAGATGGATTTGCCATGACGTTTCGAGACATTAGCGAGCGCAAGCAAATAGAAATTGCTTTAGAATCAGCTAATATCAGACTGCAATCGCAGGTAAATTATGACAGTCTTACCAAAGTTTATAATCGCCGACGTTTTGATGAATATATCGCTAGCGAATGGTTGAGGTGCGCTCGGGAACAACAATACATTTCGCTAATTTTATGCGATATCGATCGCTTTAAAGCCTACAATGATACTTATGGACACGTACTTGGCGATCGCTGCCTCCAACAGGTGGCACAAGGCATCGATAGAGGAGTTCAGCGTCCCGCCGATTTGGTATTTCGCTATGGGGGAGAAGAATTTGCTATTGTTCTGCCCAATACCGATATCGGTGGGGCGGTTAAAGTTGCCGAACAGATTCGGCAAGATATCGAGCAGTTGCAAATTGCCCATAGTTCGTCGGCGGCAGGTTATGTAACTTTGAGTATGGGAGTATTTAGTATGATTCCCAATGCTCATACAGAACATCAGGTTTTAATTACTGGAGCCGATCGCGCTTTATATCAAGCCAAAGCACAAGGACGCGATCGAGTAGTTGCCAATATCAATACGAGCGGTAGTTAG
- the minE gene encoding cell division topological specificity factor MinE, with the protein MFKELLKMLFPWKNNANSRDNAKRRLKLVIAHDRAAINPEMMSSMREEILEVVARYVDVDRDEMEFSLSNDHRITSLTANLPIRKVRRSAELANTSTVTEAEKVESLSDKEVKSESDGDRSDIPQEL; encoded by the coding sequence ATGTTTAAAGAGCTTTTAAAAATGCTTTTTCCCTGGAAAAATAATGCCAATAGCCGCGATAATGCCAAACGTCGTCTCAAGCTAGTTATAGCTCATGACCGCGCTGCCATTAATCCCGAAATGATGAGTTCGATGCGCGAAGAAATTCTCGAAGTAGTAGCGCGATACGTAGATGTAGATCGCGATGAAATGGAGTTTTCTCTATCTAACGACCATCGTATTACCTCTCTTACTGCTAATTTACCAATTCGTAAGGTTAGACGTTCTGCCGAACTAGCAAATACATCGACTGTTACCGAGGCTGAGAAAGTCGAAAGCTTGTCTGATAAAGAGGTTAAATCCGAATCAGACGGCGATCGCTCCGATATTCCTCAAGAGCTTTGA
- a CDS encoding co-chaperone YbbN gives MSSAIDEHNFQQEVLENCQLVLVHFWAPWCGLCRLVEPMLENLQADFQCGIKLVSVNADRNFRLANTYRIQNLPTLLLFHNGNLVQKLDSFQNRESLYSTLEIFLSERAKEIQSA, from the coding sequence ATGTCATCTGCGATTGACGAACATAATTTTCAACAAGAGGTTTTAGAAAATTGCCAGCTAGTTTTAGTTCACTTTTGGGCTCCTTGGTGCGGTTTGTGTCGCTTAGTCGAACCTATGCTAGAAAATTTACAGGCAGACTTTCAATGTGGGATAAAATTAGTTTCAGTTAATGCCGATCGCAATTTCAGGTTAGCTAATACCTACCGCATTCAAAATTTACCTACTTTATTATTGTTTCATAATGGAAACCTGGTTCAAAAGCTAGATAGCTTTCAAAATCGAGAAAGCTTATATTCAACTTTAGAAATATTTCTTTCCGAACGGGCAAAGGAAATTCAATCTGCATAA